A portion of the Rhinopithecus roxellana isolate Shanxi Qingling chromosome 19, ASM756505v1, whole genome shotgun sequence genome contains these proteins:
- the OVCA2 gene encoding esterase OVCA2 produces MAAQRPLRVLCLAGFRQSERGFREKTGALRKALRGRAGLVCLSGPHPVPDAPGPEGARSDFGSCPPEEQPRGWWFSEQEADVFSALEEPAVCRGLEESLGMVAQALNRLGPFDGLLGFSQGAALAAFVCALGQAGDPRFPLPRFIILVSGFCPRGLGFKESILQRPLSLPSLHVFGDTDKVIPSQESMQLASRFPGAITLTHSGGHFIPAAASQRQAYLKFLDQFAE; encoded by the exons ATGGCTGCGCAGCGACCCCTGCGGGTCCTGTGCCTGGCGGGCTTCCGGCAGAGCGAGCGGGGCTTCCGCGAGAAGACCGGGGCGCTGAGGAAGGCGCTGCGGGGTCGCGCAGGGCTCGTGTGCCTCAGCGGCCCGCACCCGGTCCCCGACGCCCCGGGCCCCGAGGGCGCCAGATCAGACTTCG GGTCCTGCCCTCCAGAGGAGCAGCCTCGAGGCTGGTGGTTTTCAGAGCAGGAGGCGGACGTTTTCTCCGCATTGGAAGAGCCCGCCGTATGCAGGGGCCTGGAGGAATCCCTGGGGATGGTGGCACAGGCACTCAACAGGCTGGGGCCTTTTGACGGCCTTCTTGGTTTCAGCCAAGGGGCTGCGCTAGCAGCCTTTGTATGTGCCCTGGGCCAGGCAGGCGATCCCCGCTTCCCCTTGCCACGGTTTATCATCTTGGTATCTGGTTTCTGTCCCCGGGGCCTTGGGTTCAAGGAATCCATCCTGCAAAGGCCCTTGTCATTGCCTTCACTGCATGTTTTCGGGGACACTGACAAAGTCATCCCCTCTCAGGAAAGTATGCAATTGGCCAGCCGATTCCCCGGAGCCATTACCCTCACCCACTCTGGTGGCCACTTCATTCCAGCAGCTGCATCCCAGCGTCAGGCCTACCTCAagttcttggaccagtttgcagAGTGA
- the HIC1 gene encoding hypermethylated in cancer 1 protein isoform X2, whose amino-acid sequence MLDTMEAPGHSRQLLLQLNNQRTKGFLCDVIIVVQNALFRAHKNVLAASSAYLKSLVVHDNLLNLDHDMVSPAVFRLVLDFIYTGRLADGAEAAAAAAVAPGAEPSLGAVLAAASYLQIPDLVALCKKRLKRHGKYCHLRGGGGGGGGYAPYGRPGRGLRAATPVIQACYPSPAGPPPPSAAEPPSGPEAGVNTHCAELYASGPGPAAALCASERRCSPLCGLDLSKKSPPGSAAPERPLVERELPPRPDSPPSAGPAAYKEPPLALPSLPPLPFQKLEEAAPPSDPFRGGSGSPGPEPPGRPDGPSLLYRWMKHEPGLGSYGDELGRERGSPSERCEERGGDAAISPGGPPLGLAPPPRYPGSLDGPGAGGDGDDYKSSSEETGSSEDPSPPGGHLEGYPCPHLAYGEPESFGDNLYVCIPCGKGFPSSEQLNAHVEAHVEEEEALYGRAEAAEVAAGAAGLGPPFGGGGDKVAGTPGGLGELLRPYRCASCDKSYKDPATLRQHEKTHWLTRPYPCTICGKKFTQRGTMTRHMRSHLGLKPFACDACGMRFTRQYRLTEHMRIHSGEKPYECQVCGGKFAQQRNLISHMKMHAVGGAAGAAGALAGLGGLPGVPGPDGKGKLDFPEGVFAVARLTAEQLSLKQQDKAAAAELLAQTTHFLHDPKVALESLYPLAKFTAELGLSPDKAAEVLSQGAHLAAGPDGRTIDRFSPT is encoded by the coding sequence ATGCTGGACACGATGGAGGCGCCCGGCCACTCCAggcagctgctgctgcagctCAACAACCAGCGCACCAAGGGCTTCTTGTGCGACGTGATCATCGTGGTGCAGAACGCCCTCTTCCGCGCGCACAAGAACGTGCTAGCGGCCAGCAGCGCCTACCTCAAGTCCCTGGTGGTGCATGACAACCTGCTCAACCTGGACCATGACATGGTGAGCCCGGCCGTGTTCCGCCTGGTGCTGGACTTCATCTACACCGGCCGCCTGGCGGACGGCGCAGAGGCGGCTGCGGCCGCGGCCGTGGCCCCGGGGGCTGAGCCGAGCCTGGGCGCCGTGCTGGCCGCCGCCAGCTACCTGCAGATCCCCGACCTCGTGGCGCTGTGCAAGAAGCGCCTCAAGCGCCACGGCAAGTACTGCCACCtgcggggcggcggcggcggcggcggcggctacGCGCCCTACGGTCGGCCGGGACGGGGCCTGCGGGCCGCCACGCCGGTCATCCAGGCCTGCTACCCGTCCCCGGCCGGGCCTCCGCCGCCGTCTGCCGCGGAGCCGCCCTCGGGCCCCGAGGCCGGGGTCAACACGCACTGCGCCGAGCTGTACGCCTCGGGACCCGGCCCGGCCGCCGCACTCTGTGCCTCCGAGCGCCGCTGCTCCCCTCTTTGTGGCCTGGACCTGTCCAAGAAGAGCCCCCCGGGCTCCGCGGCGCCAGAGCGGCCGCTGGTTGAGCGCGAGCTGCCCCCGCGCCCGGACAGCCCTCCCAGCGCCGGCCCCGCCGCCTACAAGGAGCCGCCGCTCGCCCTGCCGTCCCTGCCGCCGCTGCCCTtccagaagctggaggaggccGCACCGCCTTCCGACCCGTTTCGCGGCGGCAGCGGCAGCCCGGGACCCGAGCCCCCCGGCCGCCCCGACGGGCCTAGTCTCCTCTATCGCTGGATGAAGCACGAGCCGGGCCTGGGTAGCTATGGCGACGAGCTGGGCAGGGAGCGAGGCTCCCCCAGCGAGCGCTGCGAAGAGCGTGGTGGGGACGCGGCCATCTCGCCCGGGGGGCCCCCGCTCGGCCTGGCGCCGCCGCCGCGCTACCCTGGCAGCCTGGACGGGCCCGGCGCAGGCGGCGACGGCGACGACTACAAGAGCAGCAGCGAGGAGACAGGCAGCAGCGAGGACCCCAGCCCGCCCGGCGGCCACCTGGAGGGCTACCCGTGCCCGCACCTGGCCTATGGCGAACCCGAGAGCTTCGGTGACAACCTGTACGTGTGCATCCCGTGCGGCAAGGGCTTCCCCAGCTCTGAGCAGCTGAACGCGCACGTGGAGGCTCacgtggaggaggaggaagcgcTGTACGGCAGGGCCGAGGCGGCCGAAGTGGCCGCTGGGGCTGCCGGCCTAGGACCCCCTTTTGGAGGCGGCGGGGACAAGGTGGCCGGGACACCGGGTGGCCTGGGAGAGCTGCTGCGGCCTTACCGCTGCGCGTCGTGCGACAAGAGCTACAAGGACCCGGCCACGCTGCGGCAGCACGAGAAGACGCACTGGCTGACCCGGCCTTACCCGTGCACCATCTGCGGGAAGAAGTTCACGCAGCGTGGGACCATGACGCGCCACATGCGCAGTCACCTGGGCCTCAAGCCCTTCGCGTGCGACGCGTGCGGCATGCGGTTCACGCGCCAGTACCGCCTCACCGAGCACATGCGCATCCACTCGGGCGAGAAGCCCTACGAGTGTCAGGTGTGCGGCGGCAAGTTCGCACAGCAACGCAACCTCATCAGCCACATGAAGATGCACGCCGTGGGGGGCGCGGCCGGCGCGGCCGGGGCGCTGGCGGGCTTGGGGGGGCTCCCCGGCGTCCCCGGCCCCGACGGCAAGGGCAAGCTCGACTTCCCCGAGGGCGTCTTTGCTGTGGCCCGCCTCACGGCCGAGCAGCTGAGCCTAAAGCAGCAGGACAAGGCAGCCGCGGCCGAGCTGCTGGCGCAGACCACGCACTTCCTGCACGACCCCAAGGTGGCGCTGGAGAGCCTCTACCCGCTGGCCAAGTTCACGGCCGAGCTGGGCCTCAGCCCCGACAAGGCCGCCGAGGTGCTGAGCCAGGGCGCTCACCTGGCGGCCGGGCCCGACGGCCGGACCATCGACCGTTTCTCTCCCACCTAG
- the HIC1 gene encoding hypermethylated in cancer 1 protein isoform X1, with the protein MTFPEADISLKSGECAGQTMLDTMEAPGHSRQLLLQLNNQRTKGFLCDVIIVVQNALFRAHKNVLAASSAYLKSLVVHDNLLNLDHDMVSPAVFRLVLDFIYTGRLADGAEAAAAAAVAPGAEPSLGAVLAAASYLQIPDLVALCKKRLKRHGKYCHLRGGGGGGGGYAPYGRPGRGLRAATPVIQACYPSPAGPPPPSAAEPPSGPEAGVNTHCAELYASGPGPAAALCASERRCSPLCGLDLSKKSPPGSAAPERPLVERELPPRPDSPPSAGPAAYKEPPLALPSLPPLPFQKLEEAAPPSDPFRGGSGSPGPEPPGRPDGPSLLYRWMKHEPGLGSYGDELGRERGSPSERCEERGGDAAISPGGPPLGLAPPPRYPGSLDGPGAGGDGDDYKSSSEETGSSEDPSPPGGHLEGYPCPHLAYGEPESFGDNLYVCIPCGKGFPSSEQLNAHVEAHVEEEEALYGRAEAAEVAAGAAGLGPPFGGGGDKVAGTPGGLGELLRPYRCASCDKSYKDPATLRQHEKTHWLTRPYPCTICGKKFTQRGTMTRHMRSHLGLKPFACDACGMRFTRQYRLTEHMRIHSGEKPYECQVCGGKFAQQRNLISHMKMHAVGGAAGAAGALAGLGGLPGVPGPDGKGKLDFPEGVFAVARLTAEQLSLKQQDKAAAAELLAQTTHFLHDPKVALESLYPLAKFTAELGLSPDKAAEVLSQGAHLAAGPDGRTIDRFSPT; encoded by the exons ATGACTTTTCCTGAAGCGGACATTTCACTTAAATCGG GAGAGTGTGCTGGGCAGACGATGCTGGACACGATGGAGGCGCCCGGCCACTCCAggcagctgctgctgcagctCAACAACCAGCGCACCAAGGGCTTCTTGTGCGACGTGATCATCGTGGTGCAGAACGCCCTCTTCCGCGCGCACAAGAACGTGCTAGCGGCCAGCAGCGCCTACCTCAAGTCCCTGGTGGTGCATGACAACCTGCTCAACCTGGACCATGACATGGTGAGCCCGGCCGTGTTCCGCCTGGTGCTGGACTTCATCTACACCGGCCGCCTGGCGGACGGCGCAGAGGCGGCTGCGGCCGCGGCCGTGGCCCCGGGGGCTGAGCCGAGCCTGGGCGCCGTGCTGGCCGCCGCCAGCTACCTGCAGATCCCCGACCTCGTGGCGCTGTGCAAGAAGCGCCTCAAGCGCCACGGCAAGTACTGCCACCtgcggggcggcggcggcggcggcggcggctacGCGCCCTACGGTCGGCCGGGACGGGGCCTGCGGGCCGCCACGCCGGTCATCCAGGCCTGCTACCCGTCCCCGGCCGGGCCTCCGCCGCCGTCTGCCGCGGAGCCGCCCTCGGGCCCCGAGGCCGGGGTCAACACGCACTGCGCCGAGCTGTACGCCTCGGGACCCGGCCCGGCCGCCGCACTCTGTGCCTCCGAGCGCCGCTGCTCCCCTCTTTGTGGCCTGGACCTGTCCAAGAAGAGCCCCCCGGGCTCCGCGGCGCCAGAGCGGCCGCTGGTTGAGCGCGAGCTGCCCCCGCGCCCGGACAGCCCTCCCAGCGCCGGCCCCGCCGCCTACAAGGAGCCGCCGCTCGCCCTGCCGTCCCTGCCGCCGCTGCCCTtccagaagctggaggaggccGCACCGCCTTCCGACCCGTTTCGCGGCGGCAGCGGCAGCCCGGGACCCGAGCCCCCCGGCCGCCCCGACGGGCCTAGTCTCCTCTATCGCTGGATGAAGCACGAGCCGGGCCTGGGTAGCTATGGCGACGAGCTGGGCAGGGAGCGAGGCTCCCCCAGCGAGCGCTGCGAAGAGCGTGGTGGGGACGCGGCCATCTCGCCCGGGGGGCCCCCGCTCGGCCTGGCGCCGCCGCCGCGCTACCCTGGCAGCCTGGACGGGCCCGGCGCAGGCGGCGACGGCGACGACTACAAGAGCAGCAGCGAGGAGACAGGCAGCAGCGAGGACCCCAGCCCGCCCGGCGGCCACCTGGAGGGCTACCCGTGCCCGCACCTGGCCTATGGCGAACCCGAGAGCTTCGGTGACAACCTGTACGTGTGCATCCCGTGCGGCAAGGGCTTCCCCAGCTCTGAGCAGCTGAACGCGCACGTGGAGGCTCacgtggaggaggaggaagcgcTGTACGGCAGGGCCGAGGCGGCCGAAGTGGCCGCTGGGGCTGCCGGCCTAGGACCCCCTTTTGGAGGCGGCGGGGACAAGGTGGCCGGGACACCGGGTGGCCTGGGAGAGCTGCTGCGGCCTTACCGCTGCGCGTCGTGCGACAAGAGCTACAAGGACCCGGCCACGCTGCGGCAGCACGAGAAGACGCACTGGCTGACCCGGCCTTACCCGTGCACCATCTGCGGGAAGAAGTTCACGCAGCGTGGGACCATGACGCGCCACATGCGCAGTCACCTGGGCCTCAAGCCCTTCGCGTGCGACGCGTGCGGCATGCGGTTCACGCGCCAGTACCGCCTCACCGAGCACATGCGCATCCACTCGGGCGAGAAGCCCTACGAGTGTCAGGTGTGCGGCGGCAAGTTCGCACAGCAACGCAACCTCATCAGCCACATGAAGATGCACGCCGTGGGGGGCGCGGCCGGCGCGGCCGGGGCGCTGGCGGGCTTGGGGGGGCTCCCCGGCGTCCCCGGCCCCGACGGCAAGGGCAAGCTCGACTTCCCCGAGGGCGTCTTTGCTGTGGCCCGCCTCACGGCCGAGCAGCTGAGCCTAAAGCAGCAGGACAAGGCAGCCGCGGCCGAGCTGCTGGCGCAGACCACGCACTTCCTGCACGACCCCAAGGTGGCGCTGGAGAGCCTCTACCCGCTGGCCAAGTTCACGGCCGAGCTGGGCCTCAGCCCCGACAAGGCCGCCGAGGTGCTGAGCCAGGGCGCTCACCTGGCGGCCGGGCCCGACGGCCGGACCATCGACCGTTTCTCTCCCACCTAG
- the LOC115894938 gene encoding cleavage and polyadenylation specificity factor subunit 6-like, translated as METQQLRRSIEWRTDLGDPPRLSWGSCAILPGKWGEAPGGTGRETRGRRSSSAPNRGDRGTPPGQRAGTLALDCLLPGPPSVTVSSHGHRRLAPPQDRGPGRRRAPGPPAPVPQGPAPGPLPAPPLSAVLINAGAAIGPPRPGP; from the exons ATGGAGACGCAGCAACTTCGGAGGAGCATCGAGTGGAGGACCGACCTCGGAGACCCCCCCCGGCTTTCTTGGGGCTCCTGCGCCATCCTCCCAGGAAAGTGGGGCGAAG CGCCGGGCGGGACAGGGCGGGAGACACGGGGGAGGCGGAGCAGCAGCGCCCCCAACCGGGGCGACCGGGGCACCCCGCCCGGACAGCGCGCCGGCACCTTGGCTCTAGACTGCTTACTGCCCGGGCCGCCCTCAGTAACAGTCTCCAGTCACGGCCACCGACGCCTGGCCCCGCCCCAGGACCGCGGCCCCGGCCGCCGCCGCGCCCCGGGACCCCCAGCCCCCGTCCCTCagggccccgcccccggcccgctACCCGCGCCGCCGCTGTCCGCGGTGCTGATCAACGCAGGCGCCGCCATCGGGCCGCCCCGTCCGGGTCCCTAG